From the Malus domestica chromosome 17, GDT2T_hap1 genome, one window contains:
- the LOC139193489 gene encoding uncharacterized protein, with translation MIFIRRHLDEVLKSEYLTVEDSLALWNALKNRYNHQTTVILPKARYDWTHLRIQDFKSVAEYNSALFRITSQMKLCGDTITKEMLLEKTFSTFHASNMVLQQQYRARGFTEYNQLISVLLVAEQNNELLMKNHNSRPTGSAPFPEVNVASLERNTISSRGNNYKRGRGHKQGRWKGKSKNHGVQFHNQVPRYNPGPSFKNTNRQKGKAHVNTPRNHEGGCHRCGGNRHWARTCRTHLVELYQASFKEKGVEINFLD, from the coding sequence ATGATTTTTATTCGTCGTCATCTTGATGAGGTACTAAAGagcgagtacttaacggttgaagattCGTTAGCCCTTTGGAATGCCTTGAAaaacagatacaatcaccagacaacggtgattcttccaaaagctcgctatgactggactcacctaaggatccaggatttcaaatcagtggctgagtacaattcggcgttgttcagaattacctctcagatgaaaCTCTGTGGGGATACTATCACTAAGGAGATGTtattggaaaagactttcagcacattccaCGCCTCTAACATGGTactgcaacaacaatatagagcgcgaggcttcactgaatacaaccagctgatatctgtgctcctggtagctgaacagaacaatgagcttctcatgaaaaaccataattcccgacctactggatcagcaccgttcccagaagtgaatgttgCTTCCCTTGAAAGGAATACCATATCCTCACgtggcaataattacaaacgaggacgtggccacaagcAAGGTCGGTGGAAAGGGAAaagcaagaaccatggtgtccagtttcacaaccaggttccaaggtATAATCCAGGCCCGAGCTTTAAAAATACCAATCGCCAGAAAGGAAAAGCTCATGTGAACACTCCTAGAAATCATGAAGGAggttgccataggtgtggtggcaacaGACATTGGGCGCGTACTTGTCGCACTCATCTGGTGGAACTATATCAAGCCTCTttcaaggagaagggtgtcgagatcAATTTTCTTGACTAG
- the LOC103417432 gene encoding potassium channel SKOR-like isoform X3 — MMPVIDNGPIPRLVNKWYRAWMIFILVWAVYSSFFTPFEFGFFRGLEKKLFILDVVGQIAFLVDIVLQFFLAYRDSNTYRMVYNRKRIALRYLKSSFIIDLLGCMPWDLIYKASGRREEVRYLLWIRLYRLCKVTKFLHDLEKDIRISYQFTRIIKLIVVELYCTHTAACIFYYLATTLPASQEGYTWIGSLKLGDYSYSSFRDIDLWKRYTTSLYFAIVTMATVGYGDIHAVNLREMIFIMVYVSFDMVLGAYLIGNMTALIVKGSKTEKFRDKMTDIMKYMNRNRLGRDIRNQIKGHLRLQYESTYTEAAVLQEIPASIRAKISQTLYFPYIESVPIFKGCSTEFINQIVIKLHEEFFLPGEVIMEPGNVIDQLYFVCHGVLEEVGIGEDGTEEIVERLEPNSTFGEISILCNIPQLHTVRVCELCRLLRLDKQSLTSILDIYFYDGRKILNNLLEGKAPRMKQLESDITFHIGKQEAELALKVNSAAYHGDLFQLKGLIRTGADPNKADYDGRSPLHLAALKGHEDITLFLIQEGVDINIKDNFGNTPLLEAIKNGNDRVSSLLIQEGASLNIDNAGSFICTSVARGDTDLLKRLLANGIDPNSKDSDHRTPLHVAASEGLYVMAKLLLESGASVFPKDRWGNTPLDESRMCGNKNLIKLLEEAKSAQSIEFPCNAQENTADKMHRKKCTVYPFHPWESKQERRPGIVLWVPTTIGELIRTAGEQLEFSSSSSCILLTEDAGKILDVDLINDGQKLYLVSETHFT, encoded by the exons ATGATGCCAGTGATCGACAACGGCCCGATCCCTAGATTAGTTAACAA GTGGTATCGGGCATGGAtgattttcatacttgtatgggCAGTGTACTCGTCCTTCTTCACACCTTTCGAGTTCGGGTTTTTCAGGGGTTTGGAAAAGAAACTTTTTATACTGGATGTAGTAGGACAGATAGCATTTCTTGTAGACATTGTTTTGCAGTTCTTCCTTGCCTACCGGGACAGTAACACCTATCGAATGGTCTATAACCGCAAACGGATTGCTCTGAG GTACTTGAAATCGAGTTTTATCATTGACTTGCTTGGTTGTATGCCTTGGGATCTCATCTACAAG GCTAGTGGGAGAAGAGAGGAAGTTAGGTATCTCCTATGGATAAGGCTATATCGGTTGTGCAAAGTCACCAAGTTCCTTCATGACCTAGAGAAGGATATTCGTATCAGTTATCAGTTTACCAGAATTATAAAGCTTATTGTCGTTGAACTCTACTGCACCCATACAGCGGCCTGCATCTTTTATTATTTGGCCACCACCCTGCCTGCTTCACAAGAGGGGTATACATGGATTGGAAGTTTGAAGTTAGGTGACTATAGTTATTCAAGCTTCAGGGACATCGACTTGTGGAAGCGCTATACAACTTCATTGTATTTTGCCATTGTAACCATGGCCACTGTTG GTTATGGAGATATTCATGCAGTCAACCTGAGGGAAATGATATTCATAATGGTTTATGTATCTTTTGACATGGTTCTTGGAGCGTATTTAATTGGTAACATGACAGCGTTAATTGTAAAAGGATCAAAGACAGAAAAGTTCAGGGACAAAATGACAGAtattatgaaatatatgaacagAAATAGACTTGGGAGGGATATCCGTAATCAAATCAAAGGTCACTTGCGTTTACAATATGAGAGTACCTACACGGAGGCTGCTGTTCTCCAGGAAATTCCTGCTTCAATTCGCGCTAAG ATTTCACAAACTTTATATTTCCCATACATTGAAAGTGTTCCTATCTTCAAGGGATGCTCGACAGAATTCATCAATCAGATC GTTATTAAACTTCATGAAGAATTTTTCCTCCCTGGAGAAGTGATCATGGAACCAGGAAACGTCATAGATCAACTTTATTTCGTCTGTCATGGTGTGCTG GAGGAGGTAGGCATAGGGGAAGATGGAACAGAAGAAATTGTTGAGCGATTGGAACCAAACAGCACATTTGGAGAAATTTCCATTCTTTGCAACATTCCTCAACTTCATACAGTTAGGGTGTGTGAATTATGTAGACTTCTGCGACTTGATAAGCAATCTTTGACAAGTATCCTTGACATATACTTCTATGACGGGCGGAAAATCTTGAACAACCTTTTAGAG GGTAAAGCACCTCGCATGAAACAACTAGAGTCGGACATTACATTTCATATCGGAAAGCAAGAAGCTGAACTTGCTTTGAAGGTCAATAGCGCAGCTTACCACGGAGATCTATTTCAGCTGAAAGGTTTGATCCGAACTGGAGCTGATCCCAACAAGGCAGATTATGATGGAAGGTCACCTTTG CATCTCGCTGCATTAAAAGGACATGAAGATATTACACTTTTCCTTATTCAGGAAGGAGTAGACATCAACATCAAAG ACAATTTTGGGAACACACCTTTACTTGAAGCCATCAAGAACGGGAATGATCGAGTTTCTTCTTTACTTATTCAAGAAGGGGCCTCCTTGAACATAGACAATGCTGGTAGTTTTATATGTACATCCGTTGCAAGGGGGGACACAGATCTGCTTAAAAGGTTATTGGCAAATGGCATTGACCCAAATTCAAAAGATTCTGATCACCGGACTCCACTTCATGTAGCTGCATCAGAAGGACTATATGTGATGGCAAAGTTGCTGTTAGAATCTGGGGCTAGCGTCTTCCCAAAGGACAG ATGGGGAAATACCCCACTAGATGAAAGTCGGATGTGTGGGAACAAGAATTTAATTAAACTGCTGGAAGAAGCAAAGTCAGCTCAGTCGATAGAATTCCCTTGCAATGCTCAAGAAAACACAG CAGATAAAATGCACCGGAAGAAGTGCACAGTATACCCTTTCCACCCATGGGAAAGCAAACAAGAAAGAAGACCTGGAATCGTGTTATGGGTCCCGACTACCATTGGAGAACTCATCAGAACAGCAGGAGAGCAACTAGAGTTTTCATCGAGCAGTTCCTGCATATTATTAACAGAAGATGCAGGTAAAATTCTTGATGTGGACTTGATAAATGATGGTCAGAAGCTGTATTTGGTCAGTGAGAcgcattttacataa
- the LOC103417432 gene encoding potassium channel SKOR-like isoform X1, producing the protein MSRRVVVEDHRHTEGESLKDDAEEEDEEYQVQDLRERIKSSLGSQFNLIKNELGLGDGSSTRRRRFSRQSLIDGVRGLSKGFVVHPDNWWYRAWMIFILVWAVYSSFFTPFEFGFFRGLEKKLFILDVVGQIAFLVDIVLQFFLAYRDSNTYRMVYNRKRIALRYLKSSFIIDLLGCMPWDLIYKASGRREEVRYLLWIRLYRLCKVTKFLHDLEKDIRISYQFTRIIKLIVVELYCTHTAACIFYYLATTLPASQEGYTWIGSLKLGDYSYSSFRDIDLWKRYTTSLYFAIVTMATVGYGDIHAVNLREMIFIMVYVSFDMVLGAYLIGNMTALIVKGSKTEKFRDKMTDIMKYMNRNRLGRDIRNQIKGHLRLQYESTYTEAAVLQEIPASIRAKISQTLYFPYIESVPIFKGCSTEFINQIVIKLHEEFFLPGEVIMEPGNVIDQLYFVCHGVLEEVGIGEDGTEEIVERLEPNSTFGEISILCNIPQLHTVRVCELCRLLRLDKQSLTSILDIYFYDGRKILNNLLEGKAPRMKQLESDITFHIGKQEAELALKVNSAAYHGDLFQLKGLIRTGADPNKADYDGRSPLHLAALKGHEDITLFLIQEGVDINIKDNFGNTPLLEAIKNGNDRVSSLLIQEGASLNIDNAGSFICTSVARGDTDLLKRLLANGIDPNSKDSDHRTPLHVAASEGLYVMAKLLLESGASVFPKDRWGNTPLDESRMCGNKNLIKLLEEAKSAQSIEFPCNAQENTADKMHRKKCTVYPFHPWESKQERRPGIVLWVPTTIGELIRTAGEQLEFSSSSSCILLTEDAGKILDVDLINDGQKLYLVSETHFT; encoded by the exons ATGTCGAGGCGAGTGGTGGTGGAGGACCACCGTCACACGGAGGGTGAGTCGTTGAAGGACGACGCCGAAGAGGAGGATGAAGAGTATCAGGTGCAGGATCTGAGGGAGCGAATCAAATCGTCGCTCGGGAGCCAATTCAATCTGATTAAGAACGAGTTAGGACTCGGAGACGGTTCTTCGACACGGCGGCGGCGGTTCAGTCGCCAGAGCCTGATCGATGGCGTCAGGGGGCTCTCCAAAGGATTCGTCGTTCATCCTGACAACTG GTGGTATCGGGCATGGAtgattttcatacttgtatgggCAGTGTACTCGTCCTTCTTCACACCTTTCGAGTTCGGGTTTTTCAGGGGTTTGGAAAAGAAACTTTTTATACTGGATGTAGTAGGACAGATAGCATTTCTTGTAGACATTGTTTTGCAGTTCTTCCTTGCCTACCGGGACAGTAACACCTATCGAATGGTCTATAACCGCAAACGGATTGCTCTGAG GTACTTGAAATCGAGTTTTATCATTGACTTGCTTGGTTGTATGCCTTGGGATCTCATCTACAAG GCTAGTGGGAGAAGAGAGGAAGTTAGGTATCTCCTATGGATAAGGCTATATCGGTTGTGCAAAGTCACCAAGTTCCTTCATGACCTAGAGAAGGATATTCGTATCAGTTATCAGTTTACCAGAATTATAAAGCTTATTGTCGTTGAACTCTACTGCACCCATACAGCGGCCTGCATCTTTTATTATTTGGCCACCACCCTGCCTGCTTCACAAGAGGGGTATACATGGATTGGAAGTTTGAAGTTAGGTGACTATAGTTATTCAAGCTTCAGGGACATCGACTTGTGGAAGCGCTATACAACTTCATTGTATTTTGCCATTGTAACCATGGCCACTGTTG GTTATGGAGATATTCATGCAGTCAACCTGAGGGAAATGATATTCATAATGGTTTATGTATCTTTTGACATGGTTCTTGGAGCGTATTTAATTGGTAACATGACAGCGTTAATTGTAAAAGGATCAAAGACAGAAAAGTTCAGGGACAAAATGACAGAtattatgaaatatatgaacagAAATAGACTTGGGAGGGATATCCGTAATCAAATCAAAGGTCACTTGCGTTTACAATATGAGAGTACCTACACGGAGGCTGCTGTTCTCCAGGAAATTCCTGCTTCAATTCGCGCTAAG ATTTCACAAACTTTATATTTCCCATACATTGAAAGTGTTCCTATCTTCAAGGGATGCTCGACAGAATTCATCAATCAGATC GTTATTAAACTTCATGAAGAATTTTTCCTCCCTGGAGAAGTGATCATGGAACCAGGAAACGTCATAGATCAACTTTATTTCGTCTGTCATGGTGTGCTG GAGGAGGTAGGCATAGGGGAAGATGGAACAGAAGAAATTGTTGAGCGATTGGAACCAAACAGCACATTTGGAGAAATTTCCATTCTTTGCAACATTCCTCAACTTCATACAGTTAGGGTGTGTGAATTATGTAGACTTCTGCGACTTGATAAGCAATCTTTGACAAGTATCCTTGACATATACTTCTATGACGGGCGGAAAATCTTGAACAACCTTTTAGAG GGTAAAGCACCTCGCATGAAACAACTAGAGTCGGACATTACATTTCATATCGGAAAGCAAGAAGCTGAACTTGCTTTGAAGGTCAATAGCGCAGCTTACCACGGAGATCTATTTCAGCTGAAAGGTTTGATCCGAACTGGAGCTGATCCCAACAAGGCAGATTATGATGGAAGGTCACCTTTG CATCTCGCTGCATTAAAAGGACATGAAGATATTACACTTTTCCTTATTCAGGAAGGAGTAGACATCAACATCAAAG ACAATTTTGGGAACACACCTTTACTTGAAGCCATCAAGAACGGGAATGATCGAGTTTCTTCTTTACTTATTCAAGAAGGGGCCTCCTTGAACATAGACAATGCTGGTAGTTTTATATGTACATCCGTTGCAAGGGGGGACACAGATCTGCTTAAAAGGTTATTGGCAAATGGCATTGACCCAAATTCAAAAGATTCTGATCACCGGACTCCACTTCATGTAGCTGCATCAGAAGGACTATATGTGATGGCAAAGTTGCTGTTAGAATCTGGGGCTAGCGTCTTCCCAAAGGACAG ATGGGGAAATACCCCACTAGATGAAAGTCGGATGTGTGGGAACAAGAATTTAATTAAACTGCTGGAAGAAGCAAAGTCAGCTCAGTCGATAGAATTCCCTTGCAATGCTCAAGAAAACACAG CAGATAAAATGCACCGGAAGAAGTGCACAGTATACCCTTTCCACCCATGGGAAAGCAAACAAGAAAGAAGACCTGGAATCGTGTTATGGGTCCCGACTACCATTGGAGAACTCATCAGAACAGCAGGAGAGCAACTAGAGTTTTCATCGAGCAGTTCCTGCATATTATTAACAGAAGATGCAGGTAAAATTCTTGATGTGGACTTGATAAATGATGGTCAGAAGCTGTATTTGGTCAGTGAGAcgcattttacataa
- the LOC103417432 gene encoding potassium channel SKOR-like isoform X4, which translates to MMPVIDNGPIPRLVNKWYRAWMIFILVWAVYSSFFTPFEFGFFRGLEKKLFILDVVGQIAFLVDIVLQFFLAYRDSNTYRMVYNRKRIALRYLKSSFIIDLLGCMPWDLIYKASGRREEVRYLLWIRLYRLCKVTKFLHDLEKDIRISYQFTRIIKLIVVELYCTHTAACIFYYLATTLPASQEGYTWIGSLKLGDYSYSSFRDIDLWKRYTTSLYFAIVTMATVGYGDIHAVNLREMIFIMVYVSFDMVLGAYLIGNMTALIVKGSKTEKFRDKMTDIMKYMNRNRLGRDIRNQIKGHLRLQYESTYTEAAVLQEIPASIRAKISQTLYFPYIESVPIFKGCSTEFINQIVIKLHEEFFLPGEVIMEPGNVIDQLYFVCHGVLEEVGIGEDGTEEIVERLEPNSTFGEISILCNIPQLHTVRVCELCRLLRLDKQSLTSILDIYFYDGRKILNNLLEGKAPRMKQLESDITFHIGKQEAELALKVNSAAYHGDLFQLKGLIRTGADPNKADYDGRSPLHLAALKGHEDITLFLIQEGVDINIKDNFGNTPLLEAIKNGNDRVSSLLIQEGASLNIDNAGSFICTSVARGDTDLLKRLLANGIDPNSKDSDHRTPLHVAASEGLYVMAKLLLESGASVFPKDRWGNTPLDESRMCGNKNLIKLLEEAKSAQSIEFPCNAQENTDKMHRKKCTVYPFHPWESKQERRPGIVLWVPTTIGELIRTAGEQLEFSSSSSCILLTEDAGKILDVDLINDGQKLYLVSETHFT; encoded by the exons ATGATGCCAGTGATCGACAACGGCCCGATCCCTAGATTAGTTAACAA GTGGTATCGGGCATGGAtgattttcatacttgtatgggCAGTGTACTCGTCCTTCTTCACACCTTTCGAGTTCGGGTTTTTCAGGGGTTTGGAAAAGAAACTTTTTATACTGGATGTAGTAGGACAGATAGCATTTCTTGTAGACATTGTTTTGCAGTTCTTCCTTGCCTACCGGGACAGTAACACCTATCGAATGGTCTATAACCGCAAACGGATTGCTCTGAG GTACTTGAAATCGAGTTTTATCATTGACTTGCTTGGTTGTATGCCTTGGGATCTCATCTACAAG GCTAGTGGGAGAAGAGAGGAAGTTAGGTATCTCCTATGGATAAGGCTATATCGGTTGTGCAAAGTCACCAAGTTCCTTCATGACCTAGAGAAGGATATTCGTATCAGTTATCAGTTTACCAGAATTATAAAGCTTATTGTCGTTGAACTCTACTGCACCCATACAGCGGCCTGCATCTTTTATTATTTGGCCACCACCCTGCCTGCTTCACAAGAGGGGTATACATGGATTGGAAGTTTGAAGTTAGGTGACTATAGTTATTCAAGCTTCAGGGACATCGACTTGTGGAAGCGCTATACAACTTCATTGTATTTTGCCATTGTAACCATGGCCACTGTTG GTTATGGAGATATTCATGCAGTCAACCTGAGGGAAATGATATTCATAATGGTTTATGTATCTTTTGACATGGTTCTTGGAGCGTATTTAATTGGTAACATGACAGCGTTAATTGTAAAAGGATCAAAGACAGAAAAGTTCAGGGACAAAATGACAGAtattatgaaatatatgaacagAAATAGACTTGGGAGGGATATCCGTAATCAAATCAAAGGTCACTTGCGTTTACAATATGAGAGTACCTACACGGAGGCTGCTGTTCTCCAGGAAATTCCTGCTTCAATTCGCGCTAAG ATTTCACAAACTTTATATTTCCCATACATTGAAAGTGTTCCTATCTTCAAGGGATGCTCGACAGAATTCATCAATCAGATC GTTATTAAACTTCATGAAGAATTTTTCCTCCCTGGAGAAGTGATCATGGAACCAGGAAACGTCATAGATCAACTTTATTTCGTCTGTCATGGTGTGCTG GAGGAGGTAGGCATAGGGGAAGATGGAACAGAAGAAATTGTTGAGCGATTGGAACCAAACAGCACATTTGGAGAAATTTCCATTCTTTGCAACATTCCTCAACTTCATACAGTTAGGGTGTGTGAATTATGTAGACTTCTGCGACTTGATAAGCAATCTTTGACAAGTATCCTTGACATATACTTCTATGACGGGCGGAAAATCTTGAACAACCTTTTAGAG GGTAAAGCACCTCGCATGAAACAACTAGAGTCGGACATTACATTTCATATCGGAAAGCAAGAAGCTGAACTTGCTTTGAAGGTCAATAGCGCAGCTTACCACGGAGATCTATTTCAGCTGAAAGGTTTGATCCGAACTGGAGCTGATCCCAACAAGGCAGATTATGATGGAAGGTCACCTTTG CATCTCGCTGCATTAAAAGGACATGAAGATATTACACTTTTCCTTATTCAGGAAGGAGTAGACATCAACATCAAAG ACAATTTTGGGAACACACCTTTACTTGAAGCCATCAAGAACGGGAATGATCGAGTTTCTTCTTTACTTATTCAAGAAGGGGCCTCCTTGAACATAGACAATGCTGGTAGTTTTATATGTACATCCGTTGCAAGGGGGGACACAGATCTGCTTAAAAGGTTATTGGCAAATGGCATTGACCCAAATTCAAAAGATTCTGATCACCGGACTCCACTTCATGTAGCTGCATCAGAAGGACTATATGTGATGGCAAAGTTGCTGTTAGAATCTGGGGCTAGCGTCTTCCCAAAGGACAG ATGGGGAAATACCCCACTAGATGAAAGTCGGATGTGTGGGAACAAGAATTTAATTAAACTGCTGGAAGAAGCAAAGTCAGCTCAGTCGATAGAATTCCCTTGCAATGCTCAAGAAAACACAG ATAAAATGCACCGGAAGAAGTGCACAGTATACCCTTTCCACCCATGGGAAAGCAAACAAGAAAGAAGACCTGGAATCGTGTTATGGGTCCCGACTACCATTGGAGAACTCATCAGAACAGCAGGAGAGCAACTAGAGTTTTCATCGAGCAGTTCCTGCATATTATTAACAGAAGATGCAGGTAAAATTCTTGATGTGGACTTGATAAATGATGGTCAGAAGCTGTATTTGGTCAGTGAGAcgcattttacataa
- the LOC103417432 gene encoding potassium channel SKOR-like isoform X2 yields the protein MSRRVVVEDHRHTEGESLKDDAEEEDEEYQVQDLRERIKSSLGSQFNLIKNELGLGDGSSTRRRRFSRQSLIDGVRGLSKGFVVHPDNWWYRAWMIFILVWAVYSSFFTPFEFGFFRGLEKKLFILDVVGQIAFLVDIVLQFFLAYRDSNTYRMVYNRKRIALRYLKSSFIIDLLGCMPWDLIYKASGRREEVRYLLWIRLYRLCKVTKFLHDLEKDIRISYQFTRIIKLIVVELYCTHTAACIFYYLATTLPASQEGYTWIGSLKLGDYSYSSFRDIDLWKRYTTSLYFAIVTMATVGYGDIHAVNLREMIFIMVYVSFDMVLGAYLIGNMTALIVKGSKTEKFRDKMTDIMKYMNRNRLGRDIRNQIKGHLRLQYESTYTEAAVLQEIPASIRAKISQTLYFPYIESVPIFKGCSTEFINQIVIKLHEEFFLPGEVIMEPGNVIDQLYFVCHGVLEEVGIGEDGTEEIVERLEPNSTFGEISILCNIPQLHTVRVCELCRLLRLDKQSLTSILDIYFYDGRKILNNLLEGKAPRMKQLESDITFHIGKQEAELALKVNSAAYHGDLFQLKGLIRTGADPNKADYDGRSPLHLAALKGHEDITLFLIQEGVDINIKDNFGNTPLLEAIKNGNDRVSSLLIQEGASLNIDNAGSFICTSVARGDTDLLKRLLANGIDPNSKDSDHRTPLHVAASEGLYVMAKLLLESGASVFPKDRWGNTPLDESRMCGNKNLIKLLEEAKSAQSIEFPCNAQENTDKMHRKKCTVYPFHPWESKQERRPGIVLWVPTTIGELIRTAGEQLEFSSSSSCILLTEDAGKILDVDLINDGQKLYLVSETHFT from the exons ATGTCGAGGCGAGTGGTGGTGGAGGACCACCGTCACACGGAGGGTGAGTCGTTGAAGGACGACGCCGAAGAGGAGGATGAAGAGTATCAGGTGCAGGATCTGAGGGAGCGAATCAAATCGTCGCTCGGGAGCCAATTCAATCTGATTAAGAACGAGTTAGGACTCGGAGACGGTTCTTCGACACGGCGGCGGCGGTTCAGTCGCCAGAGCCTGATCGATGGCGTCAGGGGGCTCTCCAAAGGATTCGTCGTTCATCCTGACAACTG GTGGTATCGGGCATGGAtgattttcatacttgtatgggCAGTGTACTCGTCCTTCTTCACACCTTTCGAGTTCGGGTTTTTCAGGGGTTTGGAAAAGAAACTTTTTATACTGGATGTAGTAGGACAGATAGCATTTCTTGTAGACATTGTTTTGCAGTTCTTCCTTGCCTACCGGGACAGTAACACCTATCGAATGGTCTATAACCGCAAACGGATTGCTCTGAG GTACTTGAAATCGAGTTTTATCATTGACTTGCTTGGTTGTATGCCTTGGGATCTCATCTACAAG GCTAGTGGGAGAAGAGAGGAAGTTAGGTATCTCCTATGGATAAGGCTATATCGGTTGTGCAAAGTCACCAAGTTCCTTCATGACCTAGAGAAGGATATTCGTATCAGTTATCAGTTTACCAGAATTATAAAGCTTATTGTCGTTGAACTCTACTGCACCCATACAGCGGCCTGCATCTTTTATTATTTGGCCACCACCCTGCCTGCTTCACAAGAGGGGTATACATGGATTGGAAGTTTGAAGTTAGGTGACTATAGTTATTCAAGCTTCAGGGACATCGACTTGTGGAAGCGCTATACAACTTCATTGTATTTTGCCATTGTAACCATGGCCACTGTTG GTTATGGAGATATTCATGCAGTCAACCTGAGGGAAATGATATTCATAATGGTTTATGTATCTTTTGACATGGTTCTTGGAGCGTATTTAATTGGTAACATGACAGCGTTAATTGTAAAAGGATCAAAGACAGAAAAGTTCAGGGACAAAATGACAGAtattatgaaatatatgaacagAAATAGACTTGGGAGGGATATCCGTAATCAAATCAAAGGTCACTTGCGTTTACAATATGAGAGTACCTACACGGAGGCTGCTGTTCTCCAGGAAATTCCTGCTTCAATTCGCGCTAAG ATTTCACAAACTTTATATTTCCCATACATTGAAAGTGTTCCTATCTTCAAGGGATGCTCGACAGAATTCATCAATCAGATC GTTATTAAACTTCATGAAGAATTTTTCCTCCCTGGAGAAGTGATCATGGAACCAGGAAACGTCATAGATCAACTTTATTTCGTCTGTCATGGTGTGCTG GAGGAGGTAGGCATAGGGGAAGATGGAACAGAAGAAATTGTTGAGCGATTGGAACCAAACAGCACATTTGGAGAAATTTCCATTCTTTGCAACATTCCTCAACTTCATACAGTTAGGGTGTGTGAATTATGTAGACTTCTGCGACTTGATAAGCAATCTTTGACAAGTATCCTTGACATATACTTCTATGACGGGCGGAAAATCTTGAACAACCTTTTAGAG GGTAAAGCACCTCGCATGAAACAACTAGAGTCGGACATTACATTTCATATCGGAAAGCAAGAAGCTGAACTTGCTTTGAAGGTCAATAGCGCAGCTTACCACGGAGATCTATTTCAGCTGAAAGGTTTGATCCGAACTGGAGCTGATCCCAACAAGGCAGATTATGATGGAAGGTCACCTTTG CATCTCGCTGCATTAAAAGGACATGAAGATATTACACTTTTCCTTATTCAGGAAGGAGTAGACATCAACATCAAAG ACAATTTTGGGAACACACCTTTACTTGAAGCCATCAAGAACGGGAATGATCGAGTTTCTTCTTTACTTATTCAAGAAGGGGCCTCCTTGAACATAGACAATGCTGGTAGTTTTATATGTACATCCGTTGCAAGGGGGGACACAGATCTGCTTAAAAGGTTATTGGCAAATGGCATTGACCCAAATTCAAAAGATTCTGATCACCGGACTCCACTTCATGTAGCTGCATCAGAAGGACTATATGTGATGGCAAAGTTGCTGTTAGAATCTGGGGCTAGCGTCTTCCCAAAGGACAG ATGGGGAAATACCCCACTAGATGAAAGTCGGATGTGTGGGAACAAGAATTTAATTAAACTGCTGGAAGAAGCAAAGTCAGCTCAGTCGATAGAATTCCCTTGCAATGCTCAAGAAAACACAG ATAAAATGCACCGGAAGAAGTGCACAGTATACCCTTTCCACCCATGGGAAAGCAAACAAGAAAGAAGACCTGGAATCGTGTTATGGGTCCCGACTACCATTGGAGAACTCATCAGAACAGCAGGAGAGCAACTAGAGTTTTCATCGAGCAGTTCCTGCATATTATTAACAGAAGATGCAGGTAAAATTCTTGATGTGGACTTGATAAATGATGGTCAGAAGCTGTATTTGGTCAGTGAGAcgcattttacataa